One Glycine soja cultivar W05 chromosome 2, ASM419377v2, whole genome shotgun sequence genomic region harbors:
- the LOC114393209 gene encoding ABC transporter G family member 22-like isoform X3, producing MTTTEEKDILNGITGSVNPGEVLALMGPSGSGKTTLLNLLGGRLSHPISGGSITYNDQPYSKFLKSRIGFVTQDDVLFPHLTVKETLTYAARLRLPKTYTKEQKEKRALDVIYELGLERCQDTMIGGSFVRGVSGGERKRVCIGNEIIINPSLLFLDEPTSGLDSTTALRIVQMLQDIAEAGKTVVTTIHQPSSRLFHKFDKLILLGKGSLLYFGKASEAMTYFQSIGCSPLISMNPAEFLLDLANGNINDVSLPSELEDKVQMGNAEAETLNGKPSPAVVHEYLVEAYETRVAETEKKRLMVPIPIDEALKTKVCSHKRQWGASWDEQYSILFWRGIKERRHDYFSWLRITQVLSTAVILGLLWWQSDTKNPKDLQDQAGLLFFIAVFWGFFPVFTAIFTFPQERAMLSKERAADMYRLSAYFLARTTSDLPLDLILPVLFLLVVYFMAGLRLSVAPFFLTILTVFLCIVAAQGLGLAIGATLMDLKRATTLASVTVMTFMLAGGFFVQRVPIFFSWIRYMSFNYHTYKLLLKVQYEHISPVINGMRIDSGATEVAALIAMVFGYRFLAYLSLRRMKLQSGA from the exons ATGACAACAACTGAGGAGAAGGATATCTTGAATGGGATCACTGGTTCTGTAAATCCAGGGGAAGTTCTGGCATTGATGGGTCCCTCAGGAAGTGGAAAGACAACTCTTTTAAACCTTCTTGGAGGCAGGTTAAGCCATCCTATAAGTGGTGGTTCTATCACATACAATGACCAACCATATTCTAAGTTTCTTAAGAGCag GATAGGATTCGTGACACAAGATGATGTTCTGTTTCCTCACCTAACTGTGAAAGAGACATTGACATACGCAGCCAGACTAAGATTACCAAAGACATACACAAAGGAGCAAAAGGAGAAACGAGCTTTAGATGTAATCTATGAGCTTGGCTTGGAGAG GTGCCAAGACACTATGATTGGTGGTTCCTTTGTTCGCGGAGTATCTGGTGGTGAGAGGAAGAGAGTTTGTATTGGCAATGAGATCATAATCaacccttctcttctttttcttgatgAACCAACATCTGGTTTGGATTCTACAACAGCCTTGAGGATTGTTCAGATGCTACAAGACATAGCAGAG GCTGGCAAAACAGTGGTGACAACAATTCACCAACCATCAAGCAGACTCTTTCACAAATTTGACAAATTGATCCTTCTTGGAAAAGGGAGTTTGCTTTACTTTGGAAAAGCATCAGAAGCAATGACTTACTTCCAGTCTATAGGATGTTCACCCCTTATTTCCATGAACCCAGCTGAGTTTTTGCTAGACCTTGCTAATGGAAACATAAATGATGTTTCCCTACCTTCAGAGTTGGAAGATAAAGTGCAGATGGGAAATGCAGAAGCTGAAACACTAAATGGGAAGCCATCACCAGCAGTTGTACATGAG TACCTGGTGGAGGCATACGAAACTCGAGTAGcagaaacagaaaagaaaagactAATGGTTCCTATACCCATTGATGAAGCACTGAAGACTAAGGTGTGTTCTCATAAGAGACAATGGGGAGCAAGTTGGGATGAGCAATATTCCATACTATTTTGGAGAGGAATCAAAGAACGGAGGCATGACTATTTTAGCTGGTTGAGAATCACCCAAGTTTTATCCACTGCTGTCATCTTAGGATTACTCTGGTGGCAATCAGATACTAAGAACCCAAAAGATCTGCAAGATCAG GCAGGATTGCTATTCTTTATTGCGGTTTTCTGGGGATTTTTTCCTGTTTTCACTGCAATATTCACATTCCCTCAAGAGAGAGCCATGCTGAGTAAGGAGAGAGCAGCAGATATGTACAGATTGAGTGCATACTTCCTGGCTAGAACCACAAGTGACCTTCCACTAGACCTCATTTTACCAGTGCTTTTTCTGCTTGTTGTTTATTTCATGGCCGGTCTCAGACTCAGTGTTGCACCATTTTTCCTCACCATTCTTACTGTTTTCCTCTGCATTGTGGCTGCTCAG GGACTTGGACTTGCTATTGGAGCCACACTTATGGACTTGAAAAGAGCAACAACTTTGGCTTCAGTAACTGTGATGACCTTCATGCTGGCTGGAGGATTTTTTGTGCAG AGAGTccccatatttttttcttggatCCGGTACATGTCATTCAACTACCACACCTACAAGCTTCTGCTCAAGGTGCAATATGAACACATCTCACCAGTCATCAATGGAATGAGAATTGATAGTGGTGCAACAGAGGTAGCTGCTCTAATAGCCATGGTTTTTGGTTACCGTTTCTTGGCATATCTTTCTCTAAGGCGAATGAAACTTCAATCTGGAGCTTAA